GTCATAACCCATAATAAGATCGTTGCCATTTCCACCGGCTAAATTATCATTTTTATCGCCACCCGTAATCGTATTGTTCCCCTCACCACCGGTGACCTCATTTCTAATATATTTATGCCCTGAGAAAGTATCATCGCCATTTAGGGAAAATCTTTCTACGGGCCGAGTATTAGTGATTAGATGGTGTGCGGAGTTATATTTTAGATCTTCTCTAATGAGCAAGATATCTTTGCTGGGGCCATCGTAAAACCCCTCTTTTTTCTTAGTTTCCTTTAGTGTTAAAAATAACTCGGTTTTTACTCCATTTTTGTCACGTAGAATGACAGATTTAACAATATAATTTCCATTATCAATGACGTGGTAAGTTTTGCTGAAAAAATGATTGTTATCGGCAACTATAATGACTTTAAGTTTTGAATCTAAATATTGGAAAAATACTTTATCAGGAGATATATAGTCTAAAAAAATAGATTTCATTTTTCCATTAGTTATCAATATACCCGTGATCGGAGTTGTTTTACTTTTGTTTTTGCTTGTTTTTTTACTCAAAATGATTTCCTTTTTTGATATGTCAGTGATTATCATTCTGTTAGATTTTAAAAAATAAATGATTTAAAATGAAGCCAAATAACATTATTGTTTATTATTGGTCGTTTAATTAGACAGTATAATAAATTTTATTTTTTAATGTAAATTACCCCAATGCCACCAGCAAGGCGCCAGCAGTAATCAGAGCTACACCTAGCCCGGCAAGTAGAGAGATTTTTTCGCCAAACAGTATGAAGGCCAGAATGACTGCAAATACTACACTGAGTTTGTCTATTGGCGCGACTTGGGAGACATTGCCGTTTTTAATCGCCATAAAGTAGAACAGCCAGGATAATGCACCGGCGACACCACTTAGAATAATAAACAGCAGGGCTTTTTTATCTGCTAATACCGTACCAACCAGATTGAATTTACCCTGAACCACCACCACGCCGACTAAAAATAGTGCCATCACCACCGCACGGACTGCGGTTGCGGTATTGGCATCCAAATGCTGCAAGCCTATTTTACCGAAGATAGCGACCAGAGAAGCGGAGAGGGCAGACAGCAGGGCGTAAATCAACCAAGTGCTCATAATAAATAAGACCTATTATCATTAAAATCCTGATGCTACGCCGTTAGGTTTATTATTAATAGCCTTAAAGGAGTTTTATAGTGAATAAATCGTTATGGTATAAAGCGATAGCCGACGCCGGTCTCCGTAATTAAGTGCTGCGGTCGGGTAGGGTCGCTTTCTAATTTCTGGCGTAAATGGCCCATATAAATGCGCAGATAGTGGTTGTGCTCGACATAATTCGGCCCCCAGACTTGGTTGAGTAATTGGCGCTGGGTAATGACTTTACCCGCATTAGCCAATAATGCTGAAAGTAAGCGAAACTCGATGGGGGTCAAGTGGAGGTCAATACCGGCTCGGGTGACCTGGCGATTAATTAAATCCACACTGATATCGGCAAAATTCACCAACGGGCTTTCCTGGCTGCCACCACTATGACGACGCAAAGCCACCCGTACTCGCGCAAGTAATTCACTGATGCCAAAAGGTTTGCTGAGATAGTCATCGGCACCAGCATCCAGCGCTGCGACTTTGTCTTCTTCGCTGCTACGGGCCGATAACACAATAATTGGGATGGCGCTCCATTGGCGCAGATCCTGAATATAAGTCAGGCCGTCACCATCCGGCAAACCCAAATCCAAAATGATCAGATCCGGTTTGCGTGTGCCAGCCTCAATCAGACCCCGTTGTAGGGTATCGCTTTCAAATACACGCCAGCCTTCACTCTCCAGCGCAATACGGACAAAGCGGCGGATCTCTTTTTCATCTTCGACGATGAGGATGTTAGTCGGCGATATAGTCATTTTTCAGCATCAATATTTTCACCTTCAATTTCCGGCGCTTTCTCTAGTGGCAAGGTAAAGTGGAAACTCGCACCACCTTCTTGACTCTTTTCAACCCAGATACGGCCACCATGTACATCAATAATGGCACGGCAAATGGCTAAACCCAAGCCCACCCCTGGAATCGCTGACTCTTTGTTACCGCGAGAAAATTTGTCAAAAATCAGCTGTTCCTGCCCAGCCGTGACCCCAGGGCCATTATCCCAGACTTCGACATTGAGCCACTCACCTTGCACTGTGGCGCGAATTCCCAGCAATGCGTCGTAACCGGCGTATTTATGGGCATTTTCCAATAGGTTGATAAATACCCGCTCCAGCAAGCTACCATCGCAATTGATCAGCACCATTTCATCCGGTAACTCGACACGAATGTGGTGATGATTCAAGGTGGTTTCCAGCATATGTAACGCGCTGCCGACGATCTCTTCCAGTGACTGCCACTCTTTACGCAGATTAAATCCACCCGATTGGATGCGGGCCATATCGAGCAAATTGTTGACCAGCCGGGTGGTACTCAGCACTTGTTGACGGATTTGGTTGGCCTGCGGCGCGTGGCGTGAGCCTTCAGCGGCCAGATCCAGTGTCAGGATTTCCGCCTGACCAAATAGCACTGTCAAGGGAGTACGCAAATCATGAGACAGTGCGGCCAGTAAAGAATTGCGCAGTTGTTCGCGTTCTGCATCCAGTTTAGCCAATTCGGCGCTGCGGGCCAGATGCAACCTTTCTAATGCGTTGGCAATCAGGCTGGTAAAGGTTTGCAGCAAACGCTGTTGCTCCGGCACCATGAGTTGGCGCAGGTTGGCCGGTTCAATCGCCAATACACCGTAAGTTTGTTTAGCTGCGGTGAGTGGCAGTAATTGATAAGGCACGCCCGGCAAGGTATCTGTGCCAGCGCCAGCCGGTGCGCCGTTGTTAAAGCTCCAGCGGGCAATGGCCTCATCGACGGAAAGTGCAGCACCTTCGTCGGTAGTGATTTGTTGCAAACGCCCATCCTCTTGTGGCAGTAACAGGTCTGTTTTGGCCTGAAAACTGCTGGAAAGAAAATGACGGCTGGTTTTGGCAATATCCACCGGGGTCAGGGCGCGGCTTAACCCACGAGACATTTCATACAGATGTCGCGCGCGTTGCTCGCGGTAACGGGCAATTCTGGCTTGATAACGCACGCCAGCAGTCAAGTTCCCCACCACGATACCGACAATCAGCATGACAGCAAAAGTCAGCAAATATTGCACGTCAGTGACCGCCAGCGACCAGTGTGGCTGGACAAAGAACAGATCGAAACTGGCAACATTGATAACAGCCGCCAATACCGAAGGCCAGCGGCCATAGAACAGCGCAATAATGACCACACCCAGCAAGTAAACCATCACCAGATTGGCTTGGTCGAATCCCGGTATTAGCCATTGCGATAATACAGTGATCAGTGCGCACAAGCCGATGGCGGCGGCACAGCCGCGTAATTGCATGCGCCATTTTTCAGTGAAAGTACGCGAGTCCGTCTCTTTCACTACATTGGTCGGGTTATCGCCCTCCAGCGCAATAATCACCAAATCTAAATCTGGCCCGAGTTTCCCCAAGCGGTCAGCAAAGCTGCCACGTAATTTCCAGTGTTTTTCCGTGCGGCGGCCAATAATGATTTTGCCCAAATTATGTTCGCGGGCGTAACGTAATATCGCCTGTTCTTCACCGGCCTCAGATAAGGTTGCTGTTTCAGCTCCGAGTTCTTGTGCCAGTTTGAGGGTGCGCAGAATTGCACGGCGCTTAGCTTCGGGCAGGCGGTGCAAGCGAGGAGTTTCAACATAGACCGCATGCCAGATACACCCTAACCGCGCTGCCAATCTGGCAGCAGTGCGCACCAGTTTTTCATTACCGCTATTATGGCCGATACACAATAAGATGGCATCGCGGGTGTGCCAAACACGCTCGCGCCCTTGTGTGTCGCGAAAGGCGCGCATCTGGTCGTCAACCCGATCAGCAGTACGGCGCAGGGCCAGTTCGCGTAATGCAATCAAGTTGCCTTTGCGAAAGAAATGCTCAATAGCCCGTTCCGCCTGCCCAGGGATGTACACTTTGCCTTCATTGAGGCGCTGGCGTAGGTCATCGGGGGGAAGATCGACTAAAACCACTTCCGTGGCTTCATCAAACATATGGTCAGGTACAGTTTCCCGTACCCGAATACCCGTAACCCCCCCGACCACATCATTCAGGCTTTCCAAATGCTGCACATTGACAGTGGTGAGCACATCAATACCGGCATCCAACAGCTCTTCCACATCTTGCCAGCGCTTTGGGTGGCGCGAGCCATGAGCATTACTGTGTGCCAGTTCATCCATTAAGATCAAGGCAGGGTGGCGGGCGAGGGCAGCATCCAAATCAAACTCGCGCACCTGGCGATTGCGGTGATGAATCCGCTTGGGGGGCAGGATATCCAGCCCCGCCAGTAATGCGGCCGTTTCGCTGCGTCCGTGAGTTTCTACCACGCCGACCAACACATCCAGCCCCTGAGCACGCAGGCGCTGGGCTTCTTGTAGCATGGCGTAGGTTTTGCCGACCCCCGCGCAAGCCCCAAAAAAGACTTTTAGCCGGCCACGGGATTTTTCATTCGCGGCTGCAAGCAGGCTGTCAGGGTTTGGGCGGGTTGGTTCTGCATCCACCATGTTATGTCCTTAAGATTTTGTCGAAGTCGCCGGGACTTTCACATGGCTTTGGGCATCCAGCGCCATATTCAGGTTCAGTACGTTGACCACGGATTCACCAAAGAAATTAGGTGTCGCTTTTTGTACATTGCTATCAATCAACTGTTTCACCTCAGACAGCGGCATCTGGCGAATGCTGGCAATGCGCGGCGCTTGATAATAGGCCGCTGCCAGTGAAATTTGCGGATCGAGGCCACTGGCGGAAGCGGTCACCAGATCAACCGGCACCGGCCCTGTTTGCGTCGGGTTTGCCTGACGCAGCGATTTCACGCGCTCAGTGATGGCTTTATCCAGCTCTGGGTTGCTGATAGCCAGATTGCTGCCACCAGATGCCATTGAATTATAAGGCATCTCTGCTGTCGCTGATGGGCGTCCAGAAAAATACCCCGGTTGGGTAAAGTTTTGGCCGATTAAACTGGAGCCGACCACTTCATCACCCAGCATAACCAGTGATCCGTTTGCTTGCTGTGAAAACATCAGTTTGGCCAGCCCGGTGGTCAGCAGAGGATAAGCTATTCCGGTGATAAGTGTCAGTAATATCAGTAAAACCACTGCTGGACGTAGGTATGACATGCGCCCGGTTGATGACATGCTTTTAGCGGATGACATATTGGTAGTCGATGACATCTTCTATTACCTCAATTTGAGTCTTATAACCGGCCACCGTCAAAGCGCGGTGGCCATTGCAAAATATTGTTAGTCGCGCAGTTAACTCATTATCAAGGCGGCCAGCACCAGGTCGATGAGTTTGATACCGACAAATGGCACTAATAAGCCACCCAAACCATAAATCCACAGATTACGGCGCAGTAGGGCGGCGGCGCTCATCGCCTTATAACTGACCCCTTTTAGGGCCAACGGAATCAAGAACACGATGATCAGCGCATTAAAGATAACCGCCGACAATATTGCGGAGGCTGGTGAGTGCAACTGCATCACATTCAGGGCGTTGAGCTGCGGGTACGTCGCCGCAAATGCAGCCGGAATAATGGCAAAATATTTGGCGACGTCGTTGGCAATACTAAAGGTGGTCAATGAGCCACGGGTCATCAACATCTGCTTGCCGATATGCACCACTTCAATCAACTTGGTCGGATTAGAGTCCAAATCCACCATGTTGCCCGCCTCTTTGGCGGCTTGAGTCCCCGAGTTCATCGCTACCGCTACGTCAGCTTGAGCCAGCGCGGGGGCGTCGTTGGTGCCATCGCCGGTCATTGCTACCAGTCGACCTTCTGCTTGATATTGACGAATCAATGCCAATTTGGCTTCTGGCGTAGCTTCGGCCAGAAAATCATCCACTCCCGCTTCAGCAGCAATGGCAGCTGCTGTTAGCCGGTTATCGCCGGTGATCATCACGGTTTTAATGCCCATTTTACGGAGTTCCGCAAAACGTTCTTTAATACCACCTTTAACAATATCTTTTAGTGCCACCACACCCAGCACGCGAGGGCCATCAGCAACAACCAATGGCGTCCCCCCGGTGCGCGCGACACTTTCTACGGCATCTTCTACTGCGCGTGGGAAGTGGCCTTGATTGGATTCCACATGACGGCGGATAGCATCGACAGCCCCTTTGCGAATCATCCGATCCTGAACATTGACACCACTCATCCGTGTTTGTGCGGAGAAGGGCACAAAGGTGGCATTTAGACTGTGTAAGTCGCGTTCGCGCAAGTTAAAGCGCTGTTTCGCCAGCACCACAATGCTGCGGCCTTCCGGTGTTTCGTCGGCCAGAGAGGAGAGTTGCGCGGCATCCGCGAGTTGTTGCTCGGTAACACCTGGTGCCGGTAAAAACTCGGATGCCTGGCGGTTACCCAAAGTGATGGTGCCGGTTTTATCCAGCAGCAGCACATCAACATCTCCTGCCGCTTCAACTGCACGCCCGCTGGTGGCGATGACATTAGCCCCCAGCATGCGGCTCATCCCGGCGACACCAATGGCAGAGAGCAAACCGCCGATGGTGGTTGGGATCAGGCAAACCAACAGTGCCACCAACACGGTGATAGTGACCGGTGAGCCAGCTTGATTAGCCTCAACACTGAAGACTGAGAATGGATACAACGTCGCGGTAGCCAGTAAGAAGACGATGGTCAATGCCACCAGCAAAATGGTCAATGCTACTTCGTTTGGTGTTTTGCGCCGTTTCGCACCTTCAACCATGGCAATCATTCTGTCGAGGAAAGTCTCGCCGGGGTTAACGCTGCACTCGACCACCAGCCAGTCTGACAGCACGCGAGTGCCGCCGGTGACGGAGGAGAAGTCGCCGCCGGATTCACGGATAACCGGCGCAGATTCACCGGTAATGGCGCTTTCATCGACTGAGGCACCGCCTTCCAGCACTTCACCATCGCAGGGCACGGTGTCGCCCGCTTCAATCAGTACCACATCACCTTTGCGCAGACTGTCGGCATAGACTTTCTCTTGCGGCGCATCAAAGCGAGCTTCGGACAGTTTTTTCGCCCAACTGGTTTTTTTCACACCACGCAGGCTTTCGGCTTGCGCTTTACTGCGCCCCTCGGCCAGTGCTTCAGCAAAGTTGGCAAACAGTACGGTAAACCACAGCCACAAGGCAACACTGCCGGTAAACAGGGCGCTGCCGGTGGTTTGTCCGCTTAAAATAGCCAACCAAATCAGGGTGGTCAA
The sequence above is drawn from the Yersinia enterocolitica subsp. enterocolitica genome and encodes:
- a CDS encoding EamA family transporter, producing the protein MSTWLIYALLSALSASLVAIFGKIGLQHLDANTATAVRAVVMALFLVGVVVVQGKFNLVGTVLADKKALLFIILSGVAGALSWLFYFMAIKNGNVSQVAPIDKLSVVFAVILAFILFGEKISLLAGLGVALITAGALLVALG
- the kdpE gene encoding two-component system response regulator KdpE, translated to MTISPTNILIVEDEKEIRRFVRIALESEGWRVFESDTLQRGLIEAGTRKPDLIILDLGLPDGDGLTYIQDLRQWSAIPIIVLSARSSEEDKVAALDAGADDYLSKPFGISELLARVRVALRRHSGGSQESPLVNFADISVDLINRQVTRAGIDLHLTPIEFRLLSALLANAGKVITQRQLLNQVWGPNYVEHNHYLRIYMGHLRQKLESDPTRPQHLITETGVGYRFIP
- the kdpD gene encoding two-component system sensor histidine kinase KdpD; the encoded protein is MVDAEPTRPNPDSLLAAANEKSRGRLKVFFGACAGVGKTYAMLQEAQRLRAQGLDVLVGVVETHGRSETAALLAGLDILPPKRIHHRNRQVREFDLDAALARHPALILMDELAHSNAHGSRHPKRWQDVEELLDAGIDVLTTVNVQHLESLNDVVGGVTGIRVRETVPDHMFDEATEVVLVDLPPDDLRQRLNEGKVYIPGQAERAIEHFFRKGNLIALRELALRRTADRVDDQMRAFRDTQGRERVWHTRDAILLCIGHNSGNEKLVRTAARLAARLGCIWHAVYVETPRLHRLPEAKRRAILRTLKLAQELGAETATLSEAGEEQAILRYAREHNLGKIIIGRRTEKHWKLRGSFADRLGKLGPDLDLVIIALEGDNPTNVVKETDSRTFTEKWRMQLRGCAAAIGLCALITVLSQWLIPGFDQANLVMVYLLGVVIIALFYGRWPSVLAAVINVASFDLFFVQPHWSLAVTDVQYLLTFAVMLIVGIVVGNLTAGVRYQARIARYREQRARHLYEMSRGLSRALTPVDIAKTSRHFLSSSFQAKTDLLLPQEDGRLQQITTDEGAALSVDEAIARWSFNNGAPAGAGTDTLPGVPYQLLPLTAAKQTYGVLAIEPANLRQLMVPEQQRLLQTFTSLIANALERLHLARSAELAKLDAEREQLRNSLLAALSHDLRTPLTVLFGQAEILTLDLAAEGSRHAPQANQIRQQVLSTTRLVNNLLDMARIQSGGFNLRKEWQSLEEIVGSALHMLETTLNHHHIRVELPDEMVLINCDGSLLERVFINLLENAHKYAGYDALLGIRATVQGEWLNVEVWDNGPGVTAGQEQLIFDKFSRGNKESAIPGVGLGLAICRAIIDVHGGRIWVEKSQEGGASFHFTLPLEKAPEIEGENIDAEK
- the kdpC gene encoding potassium-transporting ATPase subunit KdpC, yielding MSSTTNMSSAKSMSSTGRMSYLRPAVVLLILLTLITGIAYPLLTTGLAKLMFSQQANGSLVMLGDEVVGSSLIGQNFTQPGYFSGRPSATAEMPYNSMASGGSNLAISNPELDKAITERVKSLRQANPTQTGPVPVDLVTASASGLDPQISLAAAYYQAPRIASIRQMPLSEVKQLIDSNVQKATPNFFGESVVNVLNLNMALDAQSHVKVPATSTKS
- the kdpB gene encoding potassium-transporting ATPase subunit KdpB translates to MTRKQRAIFEPALVRTALLDAVKKLDPRVQWRNPVMFVVYLGSGLTTLIWLAILSGQTTGSALFTGSVALWLWFTVLFANFAEALAEGRSKAQAESLRGVKKTSWAKKLSEARFDAPQEKVYADSLRKGDVVLIEAGDTVPCDGEVLEGGASVDESAITGESAPVIRESGGDFSSVTGGTRVLSDWLVVECSVNPGETFLDRMIAMVEGAKRRKTPNEVALTILLVALTIVFLLATATLYPFSVFSVEANQAGSPVTITVLVALLVCLIPTTIGGLLSAIGVAGMSRMLGANVIATSGRAVEAAGDVDVLLLDKTGTITLGNRQASEFLPAPGVTEQQLADAAQLSSLADETPEGRSIVVLAKQRFNLRERDLHSLNATFVPFSAQTRMSGVNVQDRMIRKGAVDAIRRHVESNQGHFPRAVEDAVESVARTGGTPLVVADGPRVLGVVALKDIVKGGIKERFAELRKMGIKTVMITGDNRLTAAAIAAEAGVDDFLAEATPEAKLALIRQYQAEGRLVAMTGDGTNDAPALAQADVAVAMNSGTQAAKEAGNMVDLDSNPTKLIEVVHIGKQMLMTRGSLTTFSIANDVAKYFAIIPAAFAATYPQLNALNVMQLHSPASAILSAVIFNALIIVFLIPLALKGVSYKAMSAAALLRRNLWIYGLGGLLVPFVGIKLIDLVLAALIMS